A single region of the Arthrobacter sp. zg-Y820 genome encodes:
- a CDS encoding sugar ABC transporter ATP-binding protein: MNETVPVVEMHGISVEFPGVKALDRVDFRLFPGEVHALMGENGAGKSTLIKALTGVYAVDGGAITVLGVTHEFATPAEAQNAGISTVYQEVNLCPNLSVEENILLGREPRRRGSIHWREVRRKAREVLELLQLGHIDPGSVLSTHSIAIQQLVAIARSVQIDSRVLILDEPTSSLDLDEVQQLFTVIRTLRNRGVAILFVSHFLEQVYEISDRMTVLRNGKLVGEYLTSELPRMGLISKMIGKELEVLAELDRTESQPRPENVDAVPFLQAKNLGRKGSVGNINLSIEPGRILGLAGLLGSGRTETARLLFGADRADQGELILGGTSRSLRNPRAAINRGIGFSSENRQAEGLVGDLSVRDNLVLAMQASKGWLRKIPRHQQDQLAGKFIETLDIRPANKDALVRNLSGGNQQKVLLARWLITNPKLLILDEPTRGIDIGAKTQIQLLISNLAAEGMAIVFISAELEEVLRLSDHIAVLKDREMVADLPNDGVSMEDVMTIIAGTPA, translated from the coding sequence CGTTCCAGTGGTGGAGATGCACGGAATTTCGGTTGAGTTTCCCGGGGTGAAGGCACTTGACCGCGTGGACTTCCGACTGTTTCCGGGTGAAGTGCATGCCCTCATGGGGGAAAACGGCGCGGGAAAATCAACGCTGATCAAGGCACTGACCGGGGTTTACGCCGTCGACGGCGGTGCCATCACCGTCCTGGGTGTGACCCACGAATTCGCCACGCCCGCCGAAGCGCAAAATGCCGGCATCAGCACCGTTTATCAGGAGGTGAACCTCTGCCCGAATCTGTCGGTCGAGGAGAACATCCTCCTGGGACGGGAGCCCCGCAGGCGGGGGAGCATTCATTGGAGGGAAGTCCGCAGAAAAGCCCGCGAAGTACTCGAACTGCTCCAACTCGGACACATTGACCCGGGCTCCGTACTTTCCACGCACTCCATCGCGATCCAGCAGCTGGTCGCCATAGCGCGTTCAGTTCAGATCGACTCAAGGGTGCTCATCCTCGATGAACCCACGTCCAGCCTGGACCTCGACGAGGTGCAGCAGCTCTTCACTGTTATCCGCACCTTGCGGAACAGGGGAGTCGCAATCCTCTTTGTGTCCCACTTCCTTGAACAGGTGTATGAAATCTCCGATCGCATGACGGTTCTCCGGAATGGGAAACTGGTGGGGGAATACCTGACCTCCGAATTGCCGCGGATGGGACTGATCTCGAAAATGATCGGCAAGGAATTGGAAGTCCTCGCTGAACTCGACCGGACCGAATCCCAACCCCGGCCGGAAAACGTGGACGCCGTCCCCTTCCTCCAGGCGAAGAATCTTGGGCGAAAGGGCTCCGTCGGGAACATCAACCTCTCCATCGAACCGGGGCGGATCCTTGGACTGGCGGGGTTGCTGGGATCAGGGCGAACTGAAACGGCGAGGCTGCTCTTTGGCGCCGACCGCGCCGACCAGGGTGAGCTGATCCTCGGCGGCACGAGCCGGAGCCTGCGGAACCCGCGTGCCGCGATCAACCGGGGAATTGGATTCTCATCGGAGAACCGCCAGGCGGAGGGCCTTGTCGGTGATCTCTCGGTTCGGGACAATCTGGTCCTGGCCATGCAGGCGAGCAAGGGATGGCTGCGGAAGATTCCCCGCCACCAGCAGGATCAGCTCGCCGGGAAGTTCATCGAAACTTTGGATATCCGTCCCGCCAACAAAGATGCCCTGGTCCGAAACCTCAGCGGCGGCAACCAGCAGAAGGTGCTCCTCGCGCGCTGGCTGATCACCAACCCCAAGCTTCTCATTCTCGATGAACCCACCAGGGGCATCGACATCGGCGCGAAAACCCAAATCCAGCTGCTGATCAGCAACCTGGCTGCCGAGGGCATGGCGATTGTCTTCATTTCCGCCGAATTGGAGGAGGTGCTTCGCCTGAGTGACCACATTGCGGTCCTCAAGGACCGGGAAATGGTGGCGGACCTGCCCAACGACGGCGTCTCCATGGAGGATGTCATGACGATCATCGCGGGGACTCCGGCATGA
- a CDS encoding ABC transporter permease, which translates to MNAVIRHRLTWPALALVLLLLLNQVFRSDFLAVRVQDGHLYGSLIDILRNGAPTILIALGMTLVIASRGIDLSVGATAAIAGAISCTYIYNAADPGSAQTALTGAAIAVGAGLALGAWNGFLVAVIGIQPIIATLVLMTAGRGLAQLVTDGQIITVSNDPYHAIGAGFFLALPISILIAAAVCAAAGLLTRRTALGTLIEAVGINPVASRLAGLNARTITWIVYIFSGFCAAVAGLMISSNVTAADANNAGLFIEMDAILAVVIGGTSLAGGRYSLVGTLIGALIIQTLTTTVYTLGIPPEVTLVFKALVVIVVCLLQSPKARTLLRQRKRPATTSSKPKVAI; encoded by the coding sequence ATGAACGCCGTCATTCGGCACCGGCTTACCTGGCCAGCTCTGGCCCTGGTTCTGCTGCTGCTCCTCAACCAGGTGTTCAGAAGCGATTTTCTCGCGGTTCGGGTCCAGGACGGCCACCTCTACGGCAGCCTGATCGATATCCTCCGCAACGGAGCACCCACGATTCTGATCGCCCTCGGCATGACTCTGGTGATTGCATCGCGGGGCATCGACCTTTCAGTGGGGGCAACAGCAGCCATCGCCGGCGCCATCTCGTGCACCTACATCTACAATGCCGCGGATCCCGGGTCCGCCCAGACCGCACTCACCGGAGCGGCGATTGCGGTGGGTGCCGGCCTGGCCTTGGGAGCGTGGAACGGTTTCCTGGTCGCCGTGATCGGGATCCAGCCCATCATCGCCACCTTGGTCCTCATGACGGCGGGCCGCGGCCTGGCCCAGCTCGTCACCGACGGCCAGATCATCACCGTCTCCAATGACCCGTACCACGCCATCGGCGCCGGGTTTTTTCTGGCGCTCCCCATCTCGATTCTCATTGCGGCCGCCGTATGTGCCGCAGCGGGATTGTTAACCCGGCGAACGGCGCTGGGGACTCTTATTGAGGCCGTAGGCATCAACCCGGTGGCGAGCCGGCTGGCCGGGCTTAACGCCCGCACCATCACCTGGATCGTGTACATTTTCAGCGGCTTTTGCGCCGCGGTTGCCGGGCTGATGATCAGCTCCAACGTCACGGCGGCGGACGCGAACAATGCCGGGCTCTTTATCGAGATGGACGCGATCCTCGCGGTGGTGATCGGCGGGACCTCGCTGGCCGGCGGCCGGTACAGCCTGGTGGGGACACTCATCGGTGCGCTCATCATCCAGACCCTGACGACAACCGTCTACACCCTCGGCATCCCGCCTGAGGTGACGCTGGTCTTCAAGGCCCTCGTTGTCATCGTTGTCTGCCTGCTGCAGTCGCCGAAGGCTCGGACACTGCTCCGGCAGCGCAAACGCCCGGCAACTACAAGTTCGAAACCGAAGGTGGCCATCTGA
- the yjfF gene encoding galactofuranose ABC transporter, permease protein YjfF: MSVLTSPSAPATHNRTSGLQGKAKYAPTLATIGLFLAMFAAGALMYPGFLSGQVFLNLLIDNTFLIVLAVGMTFVILTGGIDLSVGSVVALSMMIAAALLQAGWNPFAVIAVVLLTGAVFGLVMGAIIQVFEIQPFIVTLAGLFLARGLCYVISLNSITVTDPFFTSMAQARIRLPGNLFVSPGVIIALLVVAAAVYVLHQTRFGRTVYAVGGGEASAVLMGLAVPRTKILVYTISGFCAATAGILFSFYSLSGYSLAATGMELDAIAAVVVGGTLLTGGYGYVVGSLAGVLVLGIVQTFISYEGTLSSWWTRIVIGALLLVFILLQKLFSRKVKLA; the protein is encoded by the coding sequence ATGTCAGTCCTCACCAGCCCCTCGGCCCCCGCCACCCACAACCGAACGAGCGGTCTGCAGGGAAAGGCGAAATACGCACCGACCCTTGCAACCATCGGACTGTTCCTTGCCATGTTCGCAGCCGGCGCGCTCATGTACCCGGGGTTTCTCTCCGGGCAGGTTTTCCTTAACCTCCTGATCGACAACACCTTCCTGATTGTCCTTGCCGTCGGCATGACCTTTGTCATCCTGACCGGTGGAATCGACCTGTCGGTGGGGTCCGTCGTCGCCCTCTCGATGATGATCGCCGCAGCGCTGCTGCAAGCAGGGTGGAATCCGTTCGCGGTTATCGCCGTCGTCCTACTGACCGGAGCCGTCTTCGGACTGGTCATGGGAGCCATCATCCAAGTCTTTGAAATCCAGCCCTTCATCGTGACCCTTGCGGGACTCTTCCTTGCCAGGGGGCTCTGTTACGTCATCAGCCTCAACTCGATCACTGTCACGGATCCGTTTTTTACGTCCATGGCCCAGGCCCGCATTCGGCTGCCCGGGAACCTGTTCGTGTCGCCCGGTGTCATCATCGCGCTGCTGGTGGTCGCCGCCGCAGTCTATGTCCTGCACCAGACGCGTTTTGGCAGGACGGTTTACGCCGTTGGCGGCGGCGAAGCCTCCGCGGTGCTGATGGGCCTGGCAGTGCCTCGGACGAAAATACTCGTCTATACGATCAGCGGCTTCTGCGCCGCAACCGCCGGAATCCTCTTTTCGTTCTACAGCTTGTCCGGATACAGCCTGGCGGCCACCGGCATGGAACTGGATGCCATCGCGGCGGTAGTGGTTGGCGGGACGCTTCTCACCGGCGGATACGGCTACGTCGTCGGCTCCCTGGCGGGAGTCCTGGTTCTGGGAATTGTCCAGACCTTCATCTCATATGAGGGAACGCTCAGCTCGTGGTGGACGCGCATCGTCATCGGAGCGCTTTTGCTGGTCTTTATCCTTCTCCAGAAACTCTTCTCCCGGAAAGTGAAACTCGCCTAG
- a CDS encoding bile acid:sodium symporter family protein translates to MSPNSATAAPKRLQTAEERSARIAVTVFPLLILAGGAVALFFPDPFTGLSGYVNPALMLIMFGMGLTLTLPDFALVVRQPLPVLLGVVAQYVVMPLLGLAVAWALQLSPELAAGVILVGCAPGGTASNVVTYLARGNVALSVAMTSVSTLLAPIFTPLLALWLAGRYMSVDAGSMALSIVQIVLIPVVLGLVIRYVMPQLVDRVLPALPWISVIAITFVVVAVVSGSAAAIFTAGWLILLAVILHNGLGLGLGYGVAKLFRQPLAARRTMAIEVGMQNSGLAAGLARDYFTPEAALPAAVFSVWHNVSGALMAAFWRRRPSG, encoded by the coding sequence ATGTCGCCGAACTCCGCCACCGCAGCTCCGAAACGTCTCCAAACCGCCGAAGAGCGCAGTGCGCGCATCGCCGTAACGGTCTTTCCCCTGCTGATCCTTGCCGGGGGAGCGGTGGCCCTGTTCTTTCCGGATCCATTCACCGGGCTGTCCGGATACGTCAATCCCGCCCTCATGCTCATCATGTTCGGCATGGGTCTGACCCTGACCTTGCCGGACTTCGCCCTGGTCGTCCGGCAGCCGCTCCCGGTGCTGCTCGGCGTTGTGGCGCAGTATGTGGTCATGCCGCTGCTCGGCCTTGCGGTCGCCTGGGCCCTGCAGCTGAGTCCGGAACTCGCTGCCGGCGTGATCCTCGTGGGCTGCGCCCCGGGCGGAACGGCATCCAACGTGGTGACCTATCTGGCGCGCGGCAATGTGGCCCTCTCCGTGGCGATGACCTCGGTGTCCACCCTGCTCGCGCCGATCTTCACCCCGCTGCTGGCCCTGTGGCTGGCCGGCAGGTACATGTCCGTCGACGCCGGCTCCATGGCCCTGTCCATCGTCCAGATTGTGCTGATTCCGGTGGTGCTCGGCCTGGTCATCCGGTACGTCATGCCGCAGCTGGTTGACCGGGTGCTGCCGGCGCTGCCCTGGATCTCCGTCATCGCCATCACCTTCGTTGTTGTCGCAGTGGTCTCGGGCAGCGCGGCCGCCATCTTTACCGCCGGCTGGCTGATCCTGCTGGCCGTGATCCTGCACAACGGCTTGGGCTTGGGCCTGGGCTACGGTGTGGCGAAACTGTTCCGGCAGCCCCTGGCCGCGCGGCGCACGATGGCCATTGAAGTGGGCATGCAGAACTCCGGCCTGGCCGCCGGGCTCGCCCGGGACTACTTCACTCCCGAGGCGGCCTTGCCGGCCGCGGTGTTCTCGGTCTGGCACAACGTCTCCGGCGCCCTGATGGCAGCTTTCTGGCGGCGCCGGCCGTCGGGCTGA
- a CDS encoding SDR family NAD(P)-dependent oxidoreductase, which translates to MAPKTIVITGASGGIGAAAARQLAGDGHQVVVVGRSPERTAAVADDTGGQYILADFADLNSVRNLASEILQRFPRINVLANNAGAMFGKERQVTVDGHEKTLQVNYLAPFLLTRLLTDRLLESRGTVINTSSSANLFARVDLEDLEQEKGYKPFRAYAATKLEQILFTGEFDRRYRSHGATSTAFHPGLVGSAFLSTQSPLIRAAYRSPVRRLARTPEAGARTLVYLAEGTPGEDYPTGKYFRRNKVARPNRQTGDGVLALGLWNRSAAMLEGAA; encoded by the coding sequence GTGGCTCCCAAGACCATTGTGATCACCGGCGCGAGCGGGGGCATCGGCGCGGCCGCCGCGCGGCAGCTGGCCGGGGACGGACACCAGGTGGTGGTGGTCGGCCGCTCGCCGGAACGAACCGCGGCCGTGGCCGATGACACCGGCGGGCAGTACATCCTGGCCGACTTCGCCGATCTGAACAGCGTGCGGAATCTGGCCTCGGAGATCCTTCAGCGCTTCCCGCGGATAAACGTGCTGGCGAACAACGCCGGAGCGATGTTCGGCAAGGAACGGCAAGTGACCGTCGACGGGCACGAGAAAACACTACAAGTGAACTACCTTGCACCCTTCCTCCTGACCCGGCTGCTCACCGACCGGCTGCTGGAGTCCCGGGGAACGGTAATCAACACTTCCAGTTCCGCAAACCTGTTCGCACGGGTGGACCTGGAGGACCTGGAACAGGAAAAGGGCTACAAGCCCTTCCGGGCCTACGCTGCCACCAAACTCGAGCAGATCCTGTTCACCGGGGAATTTGACCGGCGCTACCGCTCGCACGGAGCAACGTCCACTGCCTTCCACCCTGGACTGGTGGGCTCGGCCTTCCTGAGCACGCAGAGCCCGCTCATCCGGGCCGCCTACCGCTCGCCCGTGCGCCGGCTGGCCCGGACTCCCGAAGCGGGAGCACGCACGCTCGTGTACCTCGCCGAGGGCACTCCCGGTGAGGACTACCCGACCGGCAAATACTTTCGGCGGAACAAGGTAGCCCGGCCCAACCGCCAGACCGGCGACGGCGTGCTGGCCCTGGGGCTGTGGAACCGGTCGGCGGCGATGCTGGAGGGCGCCGCCTAG
- a CDS encoding sugar-binding domain-containing protein, producing MYYLQNLTMEAIARELRISRSTVSRLLSHARSTGLVEIRIKSAADRAPALEKEISTRFGIQAKVVPVAEGVSPAQILQRVAVQAAHLINPLIDSDAIVGVAWGSTLTAVSQHLSVKNTHDSTIVQMNGAGNFRTSGITYASEILQRFGHAYGARVVQFPVPAFFDHTETKEAMWRERPVKRVLDLQARMNTAIFGVGSMEAGVPSHVYNGAYLDEEDLDDLLAEEVVGDVATMFYRADGTWDGIRLNDRSTGPDLHVLRQVPRRICVVAGEAKTTSLLGALRAGLVTDLILDENSARRLASS from the coding sequence ATGTACTACCTGCAGAACCTGACCATGGAAGCGATTGCCAGGGAGCTGCGGATCTCGCGCTCCACGGTGTCGCGGCTGCTGTCCCATGCGCGGAGCACCGGGCTGGTGGAGATCAGGATCAAGAGCGCCGCAGACCGGGCCCCGGCGCTGGAGAAGGAAATCAGCACCCGTTTCGGCATCCAGGCCAAGGTGGTTCCGGTGGCCGAGGGGGTCTCCCCCGCACAGATCCTGCAGCGCGTGGCCGTGCAGGCGGCGCACCTGATCAATCCGCTGATCGATTCCGACGCGATCGTCGGTGTTGCGTGGGGCTCCACGCTGACCGCGGTTAGCCAGCACCTCTCCGTGAAGAACACGCACGACAGCACAATTGTGCAGATGAACGGGGCGGGCAACTTCCGGACCTCCGGCATCACCTACGCCAGCGAGATCCTGCAGCGGTTCGGCCACGCCTACGGCGCCCGCGTGGTGCAGTTCCCGGTGCCCGCCTTCTTCGACCACACCGAAACCAAGGAGGCCATGTGGCGGGAACGGCCGGTCAAGCGTGTCCTGGATCTGCAGGCACGGATGAACACCGCCATCTTCGGCGTCGGGTCCATGGAGGCCGGTGTGCCCAGCCATGTATACAACGGGGCCTACCTGGACGAGGAGGATCTGGACGACCTGCTGGCCGAGGAGGTGGTGGGCGACGTCGCCACCATGTTCTACCGGGCCGACGGCACCTGGGACGGCATCCGGCTCAATGACCGCAGCACCGGACCGGATCTGCACGTACTGCGCCAGGTGCCGCGGCGGATCTGCGTCGTGGCCGGCGAAGCGAAAACCACCAGTCTCCTGGGTGCGCTCCGCGCGGGCCTGGTGACGGATCTGATCCTGGACGAGAATTCCGCCCGCCGGCTGGCCTCCAGCTAG
- a CDS encoding glycerol-3-phosphate dehydrogenase/oxidase, with the protein MDNSVNPNKGKTAARPVVQQLKDRPRASVLIVGGGINGVGTFRDLSLQGVDVVLVERGDYCQGASGASSHMIHGGIRYLENGEFRLVHESVVERNALLRLAPHYVKPLQTTIPITSTFAGITAAPMRFLTHKQGKPNERGALLIKAGLMMYDFFSRGGRVAPKHNFVGKKKSLQELPKLRSDVKYTATYFDASVHNPERLTLDVLRDGLEANPQSRASNYVSAVGTTDAGTLLRDELTGEEFLFDADVVINATGAWVDETNDSFGKRTSFMGGTKGSHIVLDHPELLEACAGREMFFEHTDGRIVLIYPMGDRVLVGTTDIDADINEDSVCTDDEIEYFFELVAHVFPSIDVRRDHIVYTFSGVRPLPKHDDTSPGFVSRDYRIEKRIDSRGGKNVTTLSLVGGKWTTFRALSETLASDAMTALGMPRKTTTTELQIGGGKNFPRTDAEERLWVNRTANEVADRDRVRVLLTRYGTRATDVLAFLAQGGDQPLASTPELSTRELTYMVENEQVTRLSDILIRRTSLAFRGLVTAEMLNEMADLLAPQLGWDDAEAHRQVKACRDLLVNMHGMKIAATV; encoded by the coding sequence GTGGACAATTCCGTGAACCCCAATAAGGGAAAAACCGCCGCCCGCCCGGTGGTTCAGCAGCTGAAGGACCGCCCCCGGGCCTCGGTGCTGATCGTCGGCGGCGGCATTAACGGCGTCGGTACCTTCCGGGACCTGTCGCTGCAGGGCGTGGACGTTGTCCTCGTTGAGCGTGGAGACTACTGCCAGGGCGCCTCCGGTGCGTCCTCCCACATGATCCACGGCGGCATCCGCTACCTGGAAAATGGCGAGTTCCGCCTGGTGCACGAGTCCGTCGTCGAGCGCAATGCGCTGCTCCGCCTCGCACCGCACTATGTTAAGCCGCTGCAGACCACCATCCCGATCACCAGCACCTTTGCCGGCATCACGGCCGCGCCCATGCGCTTCCTGACGCACAAGCAGGGCAAGCCGAACGAGCGCGGCGCCCTGCTTATCAAGGCCGGCCTGATGATGTATGACTTCTTCTCCCGCGGTGGGCGCGTTGCCCCCAAGCACAACTTCGTGGGCAAGAAGAAGTCCCTGCAGGAACTGCCCAAGCTGCGGTCCGACGTCAAGTACACCGCCACCTACTTTGACGCCTCCGTGCACAACCCGGAGCGCCTGACCCTGGACGTGCTGCGCGACGGCCTCGAAGCCAACCCGCAGTCCCGCGCCAGCAACTACGTGTCCGCTGTGGGAACCACCGACGCCGGCACGCTGCTGCGCGACGAGCTGACGGGCGAGGAATTCCTGTTCGACGCCGACGTCGTCATCAACGCCACCGGCGCCTGGGTCGACGAGACCAATGACTCCTTCGGCAAGCGCACCTCCTTCATGGGCGGCACCAAGGGCTCACACATCGTGCTGGACCACCCGGAACTGCTGGAGGCCTGCGCCGGCCGTGAAATGTTCTTCGAGCACACCGATGGCCGCATCGTCCTGATTTACCCGATGGGTGACCGCGTACTGGTGGGCACCACCGACATTGACGCCGACATCAACGAGGACTCGGTCTGCACCGATGACGAGATCGAGTACTTCTTCGAACTCGTCGCCCACGTGTTCCCGAGCATCGACGTGCGCCGCGACCACATCGTCTACACCTTCTCCGGGGTTCGCCCGCTGCCGAAGCATGACGACACCTCGCCCGGCTTCGTGTCCCGCGACTACCGCATCGAGAAGCGCATCGACAGCCGCGGCGGCAAGAACGTCACCACGCTGAGCCTGGTGGGCGGCAAGTGGACCACGTTCCGCGCCCTCTCCGAGACGCTCGCCTCCGACGCGATGACCGCTCTGGGCATGCCGCGGAAGACGACGACGACGGAACTTCAGATCGGCGGCGGCAAGAACTTCCCGCGCACCGACGCCGAGGAGCGCCTCTGGGTGAACCGCACCGCAAACGAGGTTGCCGACCGCGACCGCGTCCGCGTGCTGCTGACCCGCTACGGCACCCGTGCCACCGATGTGCTGGCCTTCCTGGCCCAGGGCGGAGACCAGCCGCTGGCCTCCACCCCTGAGCTGAGCACCCGCGAGCTGACCTACATGGTGGAAAACGAGCAGGTCACGCGCCTCTCGGACATCCTGATCCGCCGCACGTCTCTGGCCTTCCGCGGCCTGGTGACCGCAGAGATGCTGAACGAAATGGCTGACCTGCTGGCTCCGCAGCTCGGCTGGGACGACGCCGAGGCACACCGCCAGGTCAAGGCTTGCCGCGACCTGCTGGTGAACATGCACGGCATGAAGATCGCAGCAACGGTCTAA
- a CDS encoding CarD family transcriptional regulator, with product MPLSKGQILVHPHHGPAVVTAFQIHPRLKKECVVLEVQSSRLMVWVPVDQVERVGLRPVLDAAGLEALFRVLGAPADQEDTQWSRRFKDNTEKIATGDPLVIAAVVRNLMLRNAADGLSQAERDMLRQARRPLLTEISLALGISQDDAGVRLDSTWPPFRALA from the coding sequence TTGCCACTTTCCAAGGGCCAGATTCTGGTCCATCCCCACCATGGCCCCGCCGTCGTCACCGCGTTTCAAATCCATCCGCGCCTGAAAAAGGAATGTGTTGTCCTCGAGGTGCAGTCCTCCCGCCTGATGGTCTGGGTCCCCGTGGATCAGGTGGAACGCGTTGGCCTGCGGCCGGTGCTGGATGCCGCCGGGCTGGAGGCCCTGTTCCGGGTCCTGGGCGCACCCGCTGACCAGGAGGACACCCAGTGGTCCCGGCGGTTTAAGGACAACACCGAAAAAATCGCCACCGGGGATCCGCTGGTGATCGCCGCCGTCGTCCGCAATCTCATGCTCCGGAACGCCGCCGACGGACTCTCCCAAGCCGAACGGGACATGCTCCGCCAGGCACGCCGGCCCCTGCTGACCGAAATTTCGCTGGCTCTGGGCATTTCCCAGGACGACGCCGGCGTGCGGCTCGACAGCACATGGCCGCCGTTCCGGGCGCTGGCCTAG
- a CDS encoding MDR family MFS transporter, translated as MTHKQVLESLSGLLLGMFVSILAGTVVSTSLPLIISDLDGDQSAYTWVVTGTLLATTVSTPLWGKFADLFNRKLLIQLALGIFVLGSALAGFSQDTSTLIVFRVFQGLGAGGLAALSQIIMADIISPRDRGKYAGLFGAVMALGTVGGPLLGGVVTDAFGWRWNFFIALPVAVAAIILLQLTLHLPKHPKRKVHIDYLGAVLIAGGVSLLMIWVTLAGSQFEWASLASFLMVAGSVLLLIAAVLVEFKSPEPIIPLSMFKNRTFTLSVVASIAVGVSMFGTSVFLAQYMQLARGATPTESGLLTIPMMAGLLISSTYFGRVISRTGKWKAVMISGAVLTLVGTVMLSTLAYDTNLVLVGIYMALLGAGLGMLMQNLVLVVQNSIEVKNLGVATSAVTFFRSLGGTVGVSVLGSVLGTIVASEIKNGIMTLAPADQAAAAAALGSGTIPQVSTLPDAIAVVVESAYGVGVGSVFLYSVPLAAITLLAVIFLPNAQLGRKNAVQLKNAAAGRAGASAAGTAVAPEEAARRRDVEKTAADLTLADVATGAVGLVDPLSPVAGSGTENGRRP; from the coding sequence ATGACGCACAAGCAGGTGCTGGAGTCGCTGTCCGGCCTGCTGCTCGGCATGTTTGTCTCGATCCTGGCCGGCACCGTGGTCTCCACGTCGCTGCCGCTGATCATCTCGGACCTCGACGGCGACCAGTCCGCCTATACCTGGGTGGTGACCGGAACGCTGCTGGCGACCACGGTCTCCACGCCGCTGTGGGGCAAATTCGCTGACCTGTTCAACCGCAAACTGCTCATCCAGCTGGCCCTGGGCATCTTCGTGCTCGGCTCGGCGCTGGCCGGCTTCTCGCAGGACACCAGCACCCTCATTGTCTTCCGCGTTTTCCAGGGCCTCGGTGCCGGCGGACTCGCCGCATTGAGCCAGATCATCATGGCCGACATCATCAGCCCGCGTGACCGCGGCAAGTACGCCGGCCTGTTCGGCGCCGTGATGGCGCTCGGCACCGTCGGCGGTCCGCTGCTGGGCGGCGTCGTCACCGATGCGTTCGGCTGGCGCTGGAACTTCTTCATCGCCCTGCCGGTCGCCGTCGCCGCTATCATCCTGCTGCAGCTCACCCTGCACCTGCCCAAGCACCCCAAGCGCAAGGTCCACATCGACTACTTGGGTGCGGTCCTGATCGCCGGCGGCGTGTCGCTGCTGATGATCTGGGTGACCCTGGCGGGCAGCCAGTTCGAATGGGCCTCCCTGGCCTCGTTCCTGATGGTCGCAGGCTCGGTGTTGCTCCTGATCGCCGCAGTCCTGGTCGAATTCAAGTCTCCGGAACCGATCATTCCGCTCTCGATGTTCAAGAACCGGACCTTCACGCTCTCCGTGGTGGCCAGCATCGCCGTGGGTGTTTCCATGTTCGGCACGTCGGTCTTCCTGGCCCAGTACATGCAGCTGGCCCGCGGCGCCACGCCCACCGAATCCGGGCTGCTCACCATCCCGATGATGGCCGGCCTGCTGATCTCCTCGACCTACTTCGGCCGGGTCATCAGCCGCACGGGCAAGTGGAAGGCAGTGATGATTTCCGGCGCCGTCCTCACCCTGGTGGGCACCGTCATGCTGAGCACCCTGGCCTATGACACCAACCTGGTGCTCGTGGGAATCTACATGGCCCTTCTCGGCGCCGGGCTCGGCATGCTCATGCAGAACCTGGTGCTGGTGGTCCAGAACTCCATCGAGGTCAAGAACCTCGGCGTGGCCACCAGTGCTGTGACCTTCTTCCGCAGCCTCGGCGGCACCGTCGGAGTTTCAGTCCTCGGTTCCGTCCTGGGCACGATTGTGGCCTCAGAAATCAAGAACGGCATCATGACACTGGCACCGGCGGATCAGGCCGCTGCCGCTGCGGCACTGGGCAGCGGGACCATTCCGCAGGTTTCGACCCTGCCGGATGCCATCGCCGTCGTGGTGGAAAGCGCCTACGGCGTGGGTGTGGGCTCGGTCTTCCTGTACAGCGTTCCGCTTGCCGCCATCACGCTGCTTGCCGTGATCTTCCTGCCCAACGCTCAGCTCGGACGGAAGAACGCCGTGCAGCTGAAGAATGCTGCCGCCGGACGCGCGGGGGCTTCCGCCGCCGGAACGGCCGTTGCGCCGGAGGAGGCTGCCCGCCGCCGGGATGTGGAAAAAACCGCTGCGGACCTCACCCTGGCCGACGTGGCCACGGGCGCCGTGGGCCTTGTGGATCCGCTCTCACCGGTCGCCGGCTCCGGAACGGAAAACGGGCGCCGGCCGTGA
- a CDS encoding MarR family transcriptional regulator has translation MTALAEGQGDRKREEDARASAISDVEESLRLLTESVRASMRDAAKGIDPALPLFGLKILQLLKRVGATQSGAVAEMMMVDKSVISRHSRHLEELGLIEVKPDPKDGRARLLELTPAAAERVQAIQTGIMLDHDILQSWSAADLRQFSGYLSRLGGRSGPPPDGSE, from the coding sequence GTGACAGCCCTTGCCGAAGGCCAGGGCGACCGGAAGCGTGAGGAAGACGCCCGGGCCTCAGCGATCAGTGATGTGGAGGAGTCACTGCGGCTGCTCACCGAAAGCGTCCGGGCCAGCATGCGTGACGCCGCCAAGGGTATTGACCCGGCGCTTCCGCTGTTTGGGCTGAAGATCCTGCAGCTGCTCAAGCGCGTTGGGGCCACCCAATCCGGTGCCGTGGCCGAGATGATGATGGTCGACAAGAGCGTCATCAGCCGGCACTCACGGCATCTGGAGGAGCTGGGCCTCATTGAGGTCAAGCCGGATCCGAAGGACGGCCGGGCCCGGCTGCTGGAGCTGACTCCGGCGGCCGCCGAACGGGTCCAGGCCATTCAAACCGGGATCATGCTCGACCACGACATCCTGCAATCCTGGTCCGCGGCCGACCTCCGCCAGTTCTCCGGGTATCTCTCCCGGCTGGGTGGGCGCAGCGGCCCGCCTCCGGACGGCTCAGAATAG